A genomic stretch from Chitinophagaceae bacterium includes:
- a CDS encoding outer membrane beta-barrel protein, producing the protein MKKILLITLGFFASFQLMAQTKNITGRVTDSSGEKGLDKATVKLVEKAAPKDTIRTLTNAKGEFGFEKIPGSGYYIIISYMGYKPMTKEFFKPSEGVANIDLGDLILANDYKDLAEIVIEAPAVTMKEDTVEYRAGAFVTKPNATTEDLLKKLPGVQVDRQGNITAQGKAVTRVKVNGKDFFSGDPKTATKEIPADMIDKVQVVDDYGDQSSASGIRDGEPEKVINLQLKKDKNQGIFGRAQAGYGTDDRYIVAAAINKFNNNKQLSLILNSNNNNTSTFRSDGGGQGGNNNQTGITNLNSAGLNYRTDFGKRNSFYGSYTYTDRNTLTESYTSREQSLLSIVTNTNQLSRNKSGTHRAFGNLELWVDSFNYIKINPSFSYAETNSNSINTSDFYNAKIQTRADSNQTSSLSNRPTFGTSVLYNHRFQKRGRNLSFRGELNLSGNESNQLKNNLTHVYDQSGNWINDSLQLRNTIQDNKNSGFNGRLTYTEPIASDRFLDLSYNLNKSFTANDKRVLSKTPATGNDYIFINYLSNNYENDFNYTRISAAVRTVKKKYNYTIGVLFQPVLLKSYNVSKDSTLKPIKNVNWFPVARFVYNFTRTKTLNFNYSGSARQPSFDQLQPVLEESSQLSKSIGNPLLRASTSHTINTNFNNFNFSSGRIFLVNLAFNTVNDQIVNKLTNYKDSTGRPTGATLTSPINVDGYYNTNLFFNFSKPFKNRKYVISTRSMVNYNNNVSISNEIQTMANNTQVVSNDIKNIGHNWNWTQGFDFEYNLQWLEMRTGASYNLNYTDYSAKSTINRLHSITLSNDGRIDFGAGFILRWDFDYYIYEGLTSSLQKNVAMLNASLEKEIFKKKNVILKLSGYDIFKEYTNISRSVSENYITDSRTNGLTQYFMFSFTYRFNKFKGQAPQQQNNNFRRMGGNNMMRGDNND; encoded by the coding sequence ATGAAGAAAATACTACTTATCACACTCGGTTTTTTTGCATCCTTTCAATTAATGGCTCAAACCAAAAACATTACCGGCAGGGTAACTGACTCTTCCGGAGAAAAGGGTTTAGACAAAGCGACTGTAAAGCTGGTTGAAAAAGCCGCTCCCAAAGACACGATCCGTACACTTACCAATGCAAAAGGTGAATTTGGTTTTGAAAAAATTCCCGGCTCAGGTTATTACATTATCATCAGTTATATGGGGTACAAACCCATGACCAAAGAGTTTTTCAAACCATCGGAAGGTGTTGCCAATATTGATCTTGGTGATCTTATTTTGGCCAATGACTATAAAGATCTGGCAGAAATTGTGATTGAAGCACCAGCTGTAACCATGAAAGAAGACACGGTTGAATACCGTGCCGGAGCATTTGTAACCAAACCCAATGCAACTACTGAAGATTTGCTGAAAAAACTTCCGGGAGTACAGGTTGACAGGCAGGGAAATATAACTGCACAGGGTAAGGCAGTTACAAGAGTAAAAGTAAACGGAAAAGATTTTTTCTCAGGTGATCCCAAAACAGCCACAAAAGAAATTCCCGCTGATATGATTGATAAAGTACAGGTGGTAGATGATTATGGCGATCAGTCTTCGGCTTCGGGTATTCGTGATGGAGAGCCGGAAAAAGTGATTAACCTGCAGCTGAAGAAAGATAAGAATCAGGGTATTTTTGGCCGGGCTCAGGCAGGTTATGGTACAGATGACCGTTATATTGTGGCAGCTGCAATCAATAAGTTTAATAACAACAAACAGCTCTCCCTTATTCTCAACAGTAATAATAATAACACATCAACATTTCGTTCAGATGGTGGCGGACAAGGTGGGAATAACAATCAAACCGGCATTACTAATTTAAACTCTGCCGGCCTAAATTACCGTACAGATTTTGGTAAGAGAAACAGCTTTTACGGAAGCTATACCTATACCGACAGAAATACATTAACTGAGTCGTATACTTCCAGGGAACAGTCATTACTTTCCATTGTGACAAATACGAATCAGCTTTCCAGAAATAAAAGCGGAACTCACAGAGCTTTCGGCAACCTGGAACTTTGGGTTGATTCTTTTAACTACATTAAGATCAATCCAAGCTTTTCGTATGCCGAAACAAATTCAAACAGTATTAATACATCTGATTTTTATAATGCAAAAATCCAGACAAGGGCAGACAGCAACCAAACCTCATCACTTTCAAACCGTCCCACTTTCGGGACATCCGTTTTGTACAATCACCGGTTTCAAAAAAGAGGAAGAAACCTTTCTTTCAGAGGTGAACTGAATTTATCAGGTAATGAATCGAATCAGCTGAAAAATAATCTTACACATGTATATGACCAATCAGGTAACTGGATCAATGATTCTTTACAGTTAAGAAATACCATTCAGGACAATAAGAACAGCGGCTTTAATGGAAGACTAACCTATACAGAACCGATTGCTTCAGACAGATTTTTAGATCTGAGTTATAATCTCAACAAAAGTTTTACAGCAAACGATAAAAGGGTTTTGTCAAAAACACCTGCTACCGGCAACGATTACATTTTTATTAATTACCTGAGTAATAATTATGAAAACGACTTTAATTACACACGCATCAGCGCAGCGGTAAGAACTGTAAAAAAGAAATATAATTACACAATTGGTGTTTTATTTCAGCCAGTTTTACTCAAAAGCTACAACGTTTCAAAAGACAGCACCTTAAAACCCATTAAAAACGTCAACTGGTTTCCTGTTGCACGTTTTGTGTATAATTTCACCCGTACAAAAACACTCAATTTCAATTACAGCGGAAGTGCCCGTCAGCCAAGCTTCGACCAGTTACAGCCTGTGTTGGAAGAAAGCAGTCAGTTAAGTAAATCAATTGGCAATCCTTTACTGAGAGCTTCCACTTCACATACCATCAATACAAACTTCAATAATTTCAATTTCAGTTCAGGCCGTATTTTCTTAGTGAACCTTGCGTTCAATACAGTGAATGATCAGATTGTGAATAAGCTGACCAACTATAAAGATTCAACCGGCCGACCAACAGGTGCAACACTTACGAGCCCTATCAATGTGGATGGATATTACAACACGAATTTATTTTTCAACTTTTCCAAGCCTTTCAAAAACAGGAAATATGTTATCAGCACCCGGAGCATGGTGAACTATAATAATAATGTGAGTATTTCAAATGAAATACAAACCATGGCAAATAATACACAGGTTGTGAGCAACGATATTAAAAACATCGGGCATAACTGGAACTGGACACAGGGATTTGATTTTGAATACAATCTTCAATGGCTCGAAATGCGTACTGGTGCCAGTTATAATCTCAACTATACAGATTACTCAGCAAAATCAACCATCAACCGTCTGCACTCAATCACATTAAGTAATGATGGAAGGATTGATTTTGGTGCCGGGTTTATCCTGCGTTGGGATTTTGACTACTACATTTACGAAGGACTCACCTCTTCACTTCAGAAGAATGTGGCTATGCTGAACGCATCCCTTGAAAAAGAAATCTTCAAGAAGAAGAATGTAATTCTTAAACTCTCTGGCTACGACATCTTTAAGGAATACACCAATATCAGCCGCAGCGTATCAGAAAACTATATCACTGACAGCAGAACCAATGGACTTACCCAGTACTTCATGTTCAGCTTTACCTACAGGTTCAACAAGTTTAAAGGCCAGGCACCACAGCAGCAGAACAATAACTTCAGGAGAATGGGTGGTAATAACATGATGAGAGGTGACAATAACGATTAA
- the atpG gene encoding ATP synthase F1 subunit gamma, with protein sequence MPGQLKEVRNRIKSVQSTQQITKAMKMVSAAKLRKAQDAIIQMRPYAQKLQEMLSNIVSNSDGSVSMKLADERPVNKVLILLVTSDRGLCGGYNANLVKLAKQTITDHYAEQARKGHVEVWGIGKKGVEAMLRANYKTSDTYRDIFHRLSFETVQQASAAAMEAFVKGDYDVVELIYSQFKNAATQQFKAERFLPIPKVVSAATASKTKADFIFEPGKEELITELMPKILNTQLFKAVLDANASEHGARMTAMDKASDNAQELLRALRISYNRARQAAITTELTEIVSGAAALNG encoded by the coding sequence ATGCCCGGACAATTAAAAGAGGTACGTAACAGGATCAAAAGCGTTCAGAGCACCCAGCAAATTACAAAGGCCATGAAAATGGTGAGTGCGGCCAAACTGCGTAAAGCTCAGGATGCCATCATTCAAATGCGCCCTTATGCGCAAAAGCTGCAGGAAATGCTGAGCAATATTGTGAGCAACAGCGATGGCAGTGTGAGCATGAAACTGGCCGATGAGCGCCCGGTAAATAAAGTACTGATCCTTCTTGTTACCAGCGACCGTGGATTGTGCGGTGGTTATAATGCCAACCTGGTGAAATTAGCCAAGCAAACCATTACCGATCATTATGCAGAACAGGCCCGCAAGGGACATGTGGAAGTTTGGGGCATTGGTAAAAAAGGTGTGGAAGCCATGTTACGGGCAAACTATAAAACAAGCGATACCTACAGAGATATTTTCCACCGTCTTTCTTTTGAAACTGTACAGCAGGCATCAGCCGCAGCAATGGAAGCATTTGTGAAAGGCGATTATGATGTAGTGGAACTGATCTACAGCCAGTTTAAAAATGCAGCAACCCAGCAGTTCAAAGCTGAACGTTTTCTTCCCATTCCTAAAGTGGTTAGTGCAGCAACGGCAAGTAAAACAAAAGCTGATTTTATTTTTGAGCCCGGCAAGGAAGAACTGATTACTGAATTAATGCCCAAGATCCTCAATACACAATTATTCAAAGCAGTGCTGGATGCCAACGCATCTGAACACGGTGCAAGGATGACAGCGATGGATAAAGCGAGTGATAACGCTCAGGAATTACTGCGTGCACTCCGTATCAGCTATAACCGTGCACGCCAGGCAGCCATTACAACTGAGTTAACTGAGATTGTAAGTGGTGCAGCAGCATTGAATGGATAA
- the scpB gene encoding SMC-Scp complex subunit ScpB translates to MELSVIIPHIEALIFTAERPLTTLELCDMVNNALGFLEDRASLDQTEAAISAIREKYNSEFYSFEVRESGGGWQFLTKKEFHKTVAQINGDKFLKRLSTAALETLSIIAYKQPITKGEMEAIRGVSCDYAVQKLLEKELIVITGRNEKLPGHPLVYATSRTFMDYFGINSPEDLPKIREIISSELVEPTGVMSDFLQVAGDEEEELSSEALIVTEEGDLIEQEVTDEEAASTEDAVIEDIILEDVVLLEEETTEESETEEEPSATEEQIADEQEVEEKKDEGDEENL, encoded by the coding sequence ATGGAACTAAGTGTAATCATACCGCATATTGAAGCGCTCATCTTTACTGCTGAACGGCCATTAACAACTTTAGAGTTGTGTGATATGGTGAACAATGCACTTGGTTTTCTTGAAGACAGGGCATCGCTTGATCAGACAGAAGCTGCGATCAGCGCCATCCGTGAAAAATACAATTCTGAATTTTACTCCTTTGAAGTAAGAGAAAGCGGAGGAGGCTGGCAGTTTCTTACCAAGAAAGAATTTCATAAAACAGTTGCACAGATCAATGGCGATAAATTCCTGAAACGCCTCAGCACTGCAGCATTGGAAACACTTTCCATCATTGCTTATAAACAACCCATCACCAAAGGTGAAATGGAAGCTATTCGTGGTGTGAGTTGCGATTATGCTGTTCAGAAATTATTAGAAAAAGAATTGATTGTGATTACCGGCAGAAATGAAAAGCTTCCCGGTCATCCGTTGGTATACGCTACTTCAAGAACCTTTATGGATTATTTCGGCATTAATTCTCCGGAGGATTTACCAAAGATCAGAGAAATTATATCCAGTGAATTGGTTGAACCAACCGGTGTAATGAGTGATTTCCTCCAGGTAGCCGGTGATGAAGAAGAAGAATTATCATCAGAAGCTTTGATTGTAACAGAAGAAGGGGATTTAATTGAGCAGGAAGTTACAGATGAAGAAGCTGCTTCAACTGAAGATGCTGTTATAGAAGATATCATTCTGGAAGATGTTGTACTTCTTGAAGAAGAAACAACGGAAGAATCCGAAACAGAAGAAGAACCTTCTGCCACTGAAGAACAAATTGCTGACGAGCAGGAAGTTGAAGAGAAAAAAGATGAGGGTGACGAGGAAAATCTATAA
- the lysA gene encoding diaminopimelate decarboxylase has product MTPSLANDQLVQIAEQFGTPVYVYHAEKIKSQYEKLVSAFSVLDTKIWYASKALTNINILRYIKSIGCNIDCSSINEVKMALHAGFDPNNILYTSNGIAFAEIEEAVAAGVNINIDSLSNLEKFGKKYGHSYPVGVRLRPNILAGGNIKISTGHNKSKFGIPVEQIPELEAIVKQHNIFIRTLHIHTGSEIKDADVFVKGIEVLFDLIPHFPELEVIDLGGGFKVPYRPEENETDVALLGQKLKQAFDAHPLADHKKLQVWFEPGKFLVSECGYLVSQVNVMKENGEVDIAGVDTGLNHLIRPMMYDAYHHIKNISNPTGEEKKYMITGYICETDTFATDRLLNEIREGDYLVFYNAGAYGFEMSSKYNSRYKPAEVLVRRDEFTDLLSTQIEVL; this is encoded by the coding sequence ATGACTCCTTCTTTAGCAAATGATCAACTGGTACAAATTGCAGAACAGTTTGGCACACCCGTGTATGTATATCATGCAGAAAAAATAAAAAGTCAGTATGAAAAATTAGTGTCAGCCTTTTCAGTGCTTGACACTAAGATTTGGTATGCAAGTAAAGCATTAACGAATATCAATATTCTCCGTTACATTAAAAGTATTGGATGCAATATTGACTGCAGCAGCATCAACGAAGTGAAGATGGCCCTGCACGCAGGTTTCGATCCCAACAATATTTTGTACACCAGCAATGGTATTGCCTTTGCTGAAATTGAAGAAGCTGTTGCAGCAGGTGTTAACATCAACATCGACAGTTTATCCAACCTTGAAAAGTTTGGAAAGAAATACGGGCACAGTTACCCTGTTGGTGTCCGTCTCCGCCCGAATATTTTAGCTGGCGGCAATATAAAAATATCAACTGGTCATAATAAAAGTAAATTTGGAATACCTGTTGAACAGATTCCTGAACTGGAAGCAATTGTAAAGCAGCACAACATTTTCATCCGCACCTTACATATTCATACCGGAAGTGAAATTAAAGATGCAGATGTATTTGTAAAAGGCATTGAAGTGTTATTTGATTTGATTCCTCATTTTCCTGAACTGGAAGTGATTGATCTCGGCGGTGGTTTTAAAGTGCCTTACCGTCCTGAAGAAAACGAAACCGATGTTGCGTTACTTGGACAAAAACTGAAGCAGGCCTTTGATGCACATCCTTTGGCCGATCATAAAAAACTCCAGGTATGGTTTGAACCCGGAAAGTTTTTAGTGAGCGAATGCGGTTACCTGGTTTCACAGGTAAATGTGATGAAAGAAAATGGCGAAGTGGATATTGCCGGAGTGGATACGGGTCTGAATCATCTAATCCGTCCGATGATGTATGATGCTTATCATCACATTAAAAATATTTCCAACCCCACCGGTGAAGAAAAGAAATACATGATCACGGGTTATATCTGCGAAACAGATACGTTTGCCACCGATCGCTTACTCAACGAAATCAGGGAAGGCGATTATCTTGTTTTTTATAATGCAGGTGCTTACGGTTTTGAAATGAGCAGCAAATATAACTCACGGTATAAACCGGCTGAAGTGCTGGTGAGAAGAGATGAGTTTACTGACCTGCTCAGTACACAGATTGAAGTGCTCTAA
- a CDS encoding ABC transporter permease, translated as MNFFTSLGRYLIMIKGMFSKPENHRLYWKELMHQCNEIGVRSVGIVAIIAVFLGAVTTVQTAYQLITPLIPKTVIAVIVRDNIILELAPTLICVVLAGVVGSRIASELGNMRISEQIDALEIMGINTKAYLIMPKILAALIVVPCLVVLAAVLGIWGGRMAGELSGILPADIYNDGLLEDFIPYNVVFAMSKTYTYAFIISSIPAYYGYHVEGGSLEIGRASTKSVIVSCILILLADYALAALLL; from the coding sequence ATGAATTTTTTTACATCACTTGGCCGTTACCTCATCATGATCAAAGGCATGTTCTCCAAACCGGAGAATCACCGCCTTTACTGGAAAGAGCTGATGCACCAGTGCAATGAAATTGGTGTACGTTCTGTTGGAATTGTTGCCATCATTGCTGTTTTTCTTGGTGCGGTAACAACGGTGCAAACAGCTTACCAGTTGATTACTCCGCTCATTCCAAAAACAGTGATCGCTGTTATTGTAAGAGATAACATCATTCTTGAACTGGCGCCAACATTGATTTGCGTAGTGCTGGCAGGTGTTGTTGGAAGCCGTATTGCAAGTGAACTTGGGAACATGCGTATCAGTGAACAAATTGATGCACTGGAAATCATGGGCATCAATACCAAGGCTTATCTCATCATGCCCAAAATTCTGGCGGCACTCATTGTTGTTCCCTGCCTGGTTGTACTCGCAGCAGTATTAGGTATCTGGGGCGGAAGAATGGCTGGTGAATTATCAGGTATTCTTCCTGCTGATATTTACAATGATGGTTTACTGGAAGATTTTATTCCATACAACGTGGTGTTTGCCATGAGTAAAACCTATACTTATGCCTTCATCATTTCAAGTATCCCTGCTTATTACGGATATCATGTAGAAGGGGGGTCACTTGAAATAGGAAGAGCAAGTACTAAATCAGTAATTGTAAGTTGTATTTTAATTTTATTGGCCGATTACGCACTGGCAGCTTTATTATTATAA
- a CDS encoding ATP-binding cassette domain-containing protein gives MIEIKNIHKGFGDKTVIEDVSATLETGKCNLIIGASGSGKTVLMKCLVGLFEPDSGDVLYDGDSFTNMNEEGRKLLRQQIGMLFQGSALFDSMTVEQNVMFPLDMFTKLSAKEKHEKANAVLARVNLTGANAKFPAEISGGMKKRVGIARAIVLNPKFLFCDEPNSGLDPKTSLVIDKLIKEITIEFGMTTIVNTHDMNSVMEIGDKIIFMHQGRKEWEGSNHDIIFSKNEELNNFIFASEFLQDAKDMRMLEAKGKISDDRNMDEMMK, from the coding sequence ATGATCGAAATCAAAAATATACACAAGGGTTTTGGCGACAAAACAGTGATTGAAGATGTTTCTGCTACACTGGAAACAGGCAAATGCAATCTCATCATTGGTGCAAGCGGCAGCGGCAAAACCGTATTAATGAAATGCCTTGTTGGATTATTTGAACCCGACAGCGGCGATGTGTTGTACGATGGCGACAGTTTCACCAACATGAATGAAGAAGGACGTAAGCTATTACGTCAGCAGATCGGCATGCTGTTCCAGGGTTCTGCTTTATTTGATTCCATGACGGTAGAACAGAATGTAATGTTTCCGTTAGACATGTTTACCAAACTGAGCGCAAAAGAAAAACATGAAAAAGCAAATGCAGTACTGGCAAGAGTAAATCTTACCGGTGCCAATGCAAAATTTCCTGCAGAGATCAGCGGTGGTATGAAAAAACGTGTGGGTATTGCAAGAGCTATTGTACTCAACCCGAAATTTTTGTTTTGTGATGAGCCTAACTCAGGTCTCGATCCAAAAACATCTTTAGTCATTGATAAGCTTATTAAAGAAATTACCATAGAATTCGGCATGACGACGATTGTGAACACACACGACATGAACAGTGTAATGGAAATTGGCGATAAAATCATTTTCATGCATCAGGGCCGCAAAGAATGGGAAGGCAGCAATCATGATATCATCTTCAGTAAAAACGAAGAACTAAATAATTTCATCTTTGCTTCTGAGTTTTTACAGGATGCAAAAGATATGAGGATGCTGGAAGCAAAAGGAAAAATCAGCGACGACAGGAATATGGATGAGATGATGAAGTAA
- a CDS encoding DUF4198 domain-containing protein: MTFKKVFILTAILTCVVPILAHEFWLQPQQYLFSAGDEVNIRFKVGEGFAGDNWKGNDERVQELKLYYADVTDNLKTALSSDEGDSVQFSLFEEGTAMVIFNSVNSYIELEAPKFNEYLSEDGLASTIDYRREHNETDSMGHEFYQRSVKTIVQVGTKKTDVCKKQTSLPLDIIPLSHPYTISNNQLMKVKILFKGQPLANVKMRVWNKMPDAVTDTSYLSDANGEISFPVTTGGEWMVSSVHMIHLDADPKATWQSYWGSLTWGYTGKSSTSSRSR, from the coding sequence ATGACATTCAAAAAGGTTTTCATTCTTACAGCCATTCTTACTTGTGTAGTTCCCATACTTGCACATGAATTCTGGTTGCAACCCCAGCAGTATTTATTCAGTGCAGGCGATGAAGTAAATATCCGTTTTAAAGTTGGCGAAGGTTTTGCCGGTGACAACTGGAAAGGAAACGATGAACGTGTGCAGGAATTAAAACTGTACTATGCAGATGTAACAGACAATCTTAAAACCGCACTCAGTTCCGACGAAGGCGATTCTGTTCAGTTCTCCTTGTTTGAAGAAGGTACTGCCATGGTAATATTCAACAGTGTTAATTCTTATATCGAACTGGAAGCGCCAAAGTTCAATGAGTATCTTTCAGAAGATGGATTAGCCTCAACCATTGACTACCGCAGAGAACATAACGAAACCGATTCAATGGGTCATGAATTTTATCAGCGTTCTGTAAAAACCATTGTACAGGTAGGCACTAAAAAAACAGATGTCTGCAAAAAACAAACCTCGCTTCCTTTAGATATTATTCCACTCTCCCATCCTTATACCATCAGCAACAATCAACTCATGAAAGTGAAAATATTGTTTAAAGGTCAACCATTGGCCAATGTTAAAATGCGGGTGTGGAATAAAATGCCCGATGCTGTAACGGACACTTCTTATCTCAGCGATGCCAATGGCGAAATCAGTTTCCCTGTTACAACCGGCGGCGAATGGATGGTTAGTTCTGTACACATGATTCACCTCGATGCCGACCCAAAAGCAACATGGCAAAGCTATTGGGGAAGCCTCACCTGGGGTTATACAGGCAAAAGCAGTACCAGCAGCAGGAGCAGATAA
- the sucD gene encoding succinate--CoA ligase subunit alpha: MSILVNKNSKVIVQGFTGTEGTFHATQMIEYGTNLVGGVTPGKGGTTHLDKPVFNTVEEAVQKAGADVSIIFVPPACAADAIMEAAAAGIKLVICITEGIPVQDMVKAKHYLAGTNTRLIGPNCPGVITAGECKVGIMPGFVFIPGRIGIVSKSGTLTYEAADQVAKAGLGVSTAVGIGGDPIIGTTTKEALELFMNDDATDAVVMIGEIGGGMEAEAARWYKANPKKPVVGFIAGQTAPPGRRMGHAGAIIGGAEDTAAAKMQIMTECGIHVVDSPADIGKTMAAIMKK, encoded by the coding sequence ATGAGTATTCTCGTTAATAAAAATTCCAAAGTAATTGTTCAGGGTTTTACCGGAACAGAAGGCACTTTCCATGCAACACAAATGATCGAATACGGAACCAATCTTGTTGGTGGTGTTACACCCGGTAAAGGTGGAACAACCCATCTCGATAAACCCGTTTTTAATACAGTGGAAGAAGCTGTACAAAAAGCCGGGGCCGATGTAAGTATCATTTTTGTTCCGCCTGCTTGTGCAGCCGATGCAATAATGGAAGCTGCAGCTGCTGGTATTAAACTCGTGATCTGTATTACCGAAGGTATTCCCGTACAGGATATGGTAAAAGCAAAACATTATTTAGCAGGAACCAATACAAGATTGATCGGACCTAACTGTCCCGGTGTAATTACAGCAGGTGAATGTAAAGTGGGCATCATGCCCGGCTTTGTATTCATTCCCGGACGCATTGGTATTGTTTCAAAAAGCGGAACACTTACTTACGAAGCTGCCGACCAGGTTGCTAAAGCAGGATTGGGTGTAAGCACTGCAGTTGGTATTGGTGGCGATCCCATCATTGGCACAACAACCAAAGAAGCTCTGGAATTATTTATGAATGATGATGCAACAGATGCGGTGGTAATGATTGGTGAAATTGGTGGTGGTATGGAAGCAGAAGCTGCACGCTGGTACAAAGCAAATCCAAAGAAACCGGTGGTTGGTTTTATTGCCGGACAAACAGCGCCTCCCGGCCGCCGTATGGGACATGCCGGTGCCATCATTGGTGGTGCAGAAGATACTGCTGCTGCTAAAATGCAGATCATGACTGAATGCGGAATTCATGTAGTTGACAGTCCTGCTGATATTGGTAAAACAATGGCAGCGATTATGAAGAAATAA